From Arcobacter sp. CECT 8986, a single genomic window includes:
- a CDS encoding 3'-5' exonuclease has translation MIILDFETNSKSVGDVIEVAAVRLDKNLNVIDKFHRYYLSRYPLNPYSFAVHRLTPEMIMEYRKDKSYSSYFTEDEDFFEFCKDCDTLVAHNISFELRHLNKKVYFKNHICTMKENKYLVAAKNKNGNIKNPKLDETCAFYGIEFDENKHHTATYDVTKTYEILRCMNNIFD, from the coding sequence TGATAATACTTGATTTTGAAACAAATAGTAAAAGTGTTGGTGATGTTATTGAAGTTGCAGCAGTTAGGCTTGACAAAAATCTAAATGTAATAGATAAATTTCATAGATATTATTTATCAAGATATCCTTTAAATCCTTACTCTTTTGCTGTACATAGATTAACTCCTGAAATGATTATGGAGTATAGAAAAGATAAATCTTACTCTTCATATTTTACAGAAGATGAGGACTTTTTTGAGTTTTGTAAAGATTGTGATACTTTAGTTGCTCATAATATCTCTTTTGAATTAAGACATTTGAATAAAAAAGTATATTTTAAAAATCATATTTGTACGATGAAAGAGAATAAGTATTTAGTGGCTGCAAAGAATAAAAATGGAAATATTAAAAATCCTAAGTTAGATGAAACTTGTGCTTTTTATGGAATAGAATTTGATGAGAATAAACATCATACAGCGACATATGATGTAACTAAAACATATGAAATTTTAAGGTGTATGAATAATATTTTTGATTGA